A region of Stigmatella erecta DNA encodes the following proteins:
- a CDS encoding response regulator translates to MTPGRSHRLLLVEDDPGNRMTLAMLLEDEGFTVVTADSCALATRLLNDAPRYDAVLLDSRLGDGDGRSLIPLVRGQLPGAKLVLVTGWLNEEALCHAVDAVFQKGTHFDELLACLCRLLSLPSA, encoded by the coding sequence ATGACGCCGGGGCGCTCACACCGGCTGCTGCTGGTGGAGGATGACCCGGGCAACCGGATGACCCTCGCGATGCTGCTGGAGGACGAGGGCTTCACCGTCGTCACCGCCGACTCGTGCGCGCTGGCCACCCGGCTGCTCAACGACGCGCCGCGGTATGACGCGGTGCTGCTGGACTCGCGGCTGGGGGACGGGGATGGGCGCAGCCTCATTCCGCTGGTGCGCGGCCAGCTGCCCGGCGCCAAGCTGGTGCTCGTCACCGGGTGGCTGAACGAGGAGGCGCTGTGCCACGCGGTGGATGCCGTCTTCCAGAAGGGCACGCACTTCGACGAGCTGCTGGCGTGCCTGTGCCGCCTGCTGTCCCTCCCGTCCGCGTGA